DNA from Papio anubis isolate 15944 chromosome 1, Panubis1.0, whole genome shotgun sequence:
TTCCTTATACCTGCTAGTTCCTGCCCTCAGGCCTTGGCACTAGCAGTTCCCTTTGCCAGGAACACACTGCCCCTGCCCACGGTCATTGTCTGTTATATTACCCTTTTCATCCTGACAGCACTCATCCGAATCTCTTTTATAGTCTGTCTCCTCCCCCAGGATGTATTCAATGAATACATGGATGGAGAGGTTTGTTTTGGGTGGTCTCTTAGGGAAACTTCTAGCTCTTGGAGGTctaaagagaagggagaggaaggagcttGGGGTAGGGAATGCAACACATGAGGTATGTCAGAAACTGGAACCAACATCCCAACCCTCTTCCCTGATTGCTCAGTGTAGGAGACCAGTCAGAGTGGTGGGAGAAACTATAGGGAAAAGAAGCAGGACCTCTGAAAGATCAGAGGGCTCTGCAAAGCTCCAGGAGAGAACAGCTGAAGGCAGCTGTTCTATAACTctgaggcagagggcaaggagtaGGTACAAGGGAGTGTGGGGGAATTTATCTTAAACAGGCTTGTTTACTTATGTTGACCAGAAACTGACCTTTGATTATCTGCACATGAAGTCCCCCTAAAGCGGaagaataaatgttaattacctaCAGGTTGTGTGGGCTCCAGGTTTTCGGCATTGTGCCTGCATGGAGTAAAAGCAAGCAGCTCCAGCTTCTGGGGGCTGCTCTCTGGCCACTAGAGCCAGGCAGTCATCCAGCTGCGGTTACACTGCATACGTGTCTGACTACTCATTTCATCGTCAGTCAGCCAGGGTCTGCGGGACAGACCCGGCAGCCTAGGAGATCCTGCTAGGTGAGCATATCCGGGGCCGAGTCACAGACCATttggaaaaaactggaaagaggtgAGCACAGGCACTGCCATATTGAGCCCCCTGAATTCAGGCCAGAATGGGACCGCGCCATCTGGAAAATGGCATTGAGAGAGCAAGCAGCCTGCTGGCTCTGCCTCTGATTAGCAGTGGATAAGTGACCTaaccctctctgaacctcagtttcttcatctataaaatggaataaaaaagaatagtattTACTTCCCAAGATTGTTTTAAGGATTCATTCAGGGCGGGGcccacaaattagctgggcatggtggtggggcgcctgcaatcccagctactcaggaggctgaggcaggagaatagcttaaaccccaggaggcagaggctgcagtgagccgggtttgcgccactgcattccagcctgggagacagagagagactctgtctttaaaaaaaaaaaaaaaaaaatctctgccctgCTTCTGCCTAGAAACTAAAAGGCCTGTATTTGAGACCATCACTACATCACTAACTGGTTGCAACCTCAAACCAGTCCTTTCTCTCTTACCTCAGATTCCTTCTTTAAACAAGGAGGGTAGATGCCACCACAGCTGAGCCGCTGAGGGTTCTCCCAGCTAAAGCTGAGATTTTTGTGATTCTAAACAATCGCCTCCCTACACTGAGTTAGAAGGAAGGCCTGCTGGGCCTCTAAACCAAACGCCCCCGGGTCTCTCACCCAGGCTTCCTGGCCCAGGCACACAGGACAGCACTGCCCCAGGCTGTGCAGTGCCTGGCTGGCCTCCCTTCACGGGTGATGCCCGTCTGCCCAGTTTTCTAGCCCGGGAGGGAGCCTGGGCCTCAGCCCACGCCATTCTCTGGGACCTAACTCCACTCCGTGATTTGGGGAAAAAAGCCAAGCAATGGATTCAATTAGGAGCCTCTAAACCGTCAAGGCTTCCCCATGGGTTACCATTTAGACCAGAGCTTCTCAAgctgaatttaagaaaaaaagtttaatctgCTGCTAACTTAtgctttttgtaaaattttaaaaatatatactgtgtAATACTAGTAGTTACACAATATTGTGAAAGCACTTCTAAATTGTATGCtcaaaaatggctaaaatggtacatttatgttatctatattttactacaataatttgtttaaatagaaaaaaatgaaaaaggtgaaATTCTAGCCTCAGCTTCATTTTAATAGTATTCGACAAGACCTTGTAAAATTGTCataaaagtttctaaatgctTACTTTCAATTTCTGTACTTATCTCGCTGCAGACCAGTAAAAATTTGTGTGCTGGCAGCAATCCCCGAGCCACACTTTGATAGCTCGGATCCGACTTGCTAAGAGGGACTCTGGCTTTGCAGGGCCTCTCAGGAGATCTTCCAAGAGCACAAGGTTCCTGCACTGTGACTCCCTCCAGCAGGCATTTCTGGACACCAAGCTGGTCAACCCCAAGCAGCCCAGGGCAGGTACACTGGTCTGATGTATGGCTGACACCTCCTTATGCCCCAGCTGTCCCCTAGGGACTTCTTGATGTGcactggtttttatttattttttttgagacagtctcgttcttgttgcccaggctggagggcaatggtgtgaacttggctcactgcaacctccgcctcccggattcaagcaattctcctgcctcagcctcccaagtagctgggattacaggcatgcaccagcatacctggctaattttgtatttttagtagagatggggtttcaccatgttggccaggctggtctcaaactcctgacctcaggtgatccacccacctcacctcggcctcccaaagtgctgggatgacaggtgtgagccaccgtgcctggccaatgtgtACTATTATTAAAGTGTCCCTGTCAGTGGCCAGGAGAATGGTGGTGCCCTTGATAACCACAGGGAGTCACGGGGTAGGGCGTGGGGTGGGGTAGCTTGGGTTTGGGAGGTAAATAGAGAGGCGCCTTCTTTGCTTCTACTCCCTAAGTCAAACTTGGCCCAAGCATTATCTCCTACAGGAAGTCACCCTGGGCCTACATCCTGAGGAGCCCCTATCTGTGTCCCACAGCAGAGCACAGGTCTCCCTGTATTTGTATTGATTAGGTGACATGGTAAATTAGGAAGTGGTGCCTGCTCCTGGGAAGATGAGGGAATGTAATATGTGCCTTGGTTGTGGTGTATGACTGGATTTCAGGCCCCACATCTCCTCAGCGGGATCCCCTGTGCAGGGTACGGTCTGCACACTATGAGCAGGGGCTGTGACGAGAGCAGCTGCAGGCTCATCTCCACCAGGCTGTCTGGTACTGGAGAGATGGCAATGGTGTTTAGATGTTGCATCCTGAGTAGAGAGGTCTCTGCCTAGGTGAGCAACAGAAACGTtgctggcttaaaaaaaaaaaaaaaaaaaaaaaaaatctaggccagacacggtggctcatgcctgtaatcccagcagtctggaaGGTTGacgctggtggattgcttgagctcaggagttggagaccagcctgggcaacatggtgaaatctcatctctacaaaaattacaaatattagccagccatggtggcacacacctatagtccaagctactctggaaacaggttggaggattgcttgagccaaggaggctgaggctgcagtgagctgagtttgcaccactgcactgcggcctgggtgacagagaccctgtttgaaaaaaaattctagacaCTGGggctccaattttatttttttatttacttttaaattatttagagaTAGTCTTGCTATGTCTCCTAataaggctggtctccaactcctgggctcaagtgatcctcccaccttggcctcccaaagtgctgggattacaggtgtgagccaacacacccagccacaGGCTGGCTCCAATTTTAGAAATTCTGCCTCCAAAGGTCTGATGAGGGTCCTGAGTCTCATATTTTGAAAAAGTACCATGGGATCCCAATACCCAGCTGGTGTCTGGCCCATAGAGGTGCCACCAAGTGTTTGGTGACTGGGCTTAGAGGTGCAGCACATCTCTGACACAGGAGACAGCTAGGTGACCTGGGAAGGAGGGAGATTCACTTTtattatacatcttttttttttttttgagatgcagtatcgctctgttgcccaggctggagtgcggtggcgtgatctatgctcactgaaatctccgcctcccggggtcacaccattctcctgcctcagcctcccgagtagctgggactacaggcgcccgccccacgcccggctaattttgtttttgtattcttagtagagacgaagtttcaccatgttagccaggatggtctcgatctcctgacctcatgatccgcccgccttggcctcccaaagtgctgggattacaggctattaTACATCCTTTTGTACTGATTGGACTTTTGATCTAAAAAAAAGTTTGGCTGACTTGGAGTGATGGAGTTGCTGTTCTGTGTCAGGGACTACAAACCCTGGGCCTCCAGCAGGCACAGGGCCCATCCAGCAAAAGACAGAAATGGGTGGGCCCAAGTGGGATGGAGAGCTGCAGAACACAAGTCCTACCTCGAGGGGGCAGCAAGTGCCCAGAGTCCGCTGACGGCAGCTGGGAGGGACTGCGAGCCCAGGGTTGCCAGATCTGTCGGCTTTTTTCAAGATAAGCTTGAAATCAGATTTTCACATGGAATTGTCAGCTAATTCAATTTAAAACACAGCATGCGCTGAATGCAACATGCCTATGGTTCAACATTGGCTGCAGGCCACCAGTTTGTGTGTTCGGATCCAGGAGGATTCCATTAAGGATTGTGCACCTCAGAGCCATCTGCAAAGAAGGTGAAGATCCATCATTTGCTTCTAGAAAACAGGGTTGACTCCACATGGGGTCCGCAAAAGATGAGGACAAAGCCAGTGCCCCAAAGTAGACTGTGGGAGTCACCCACCCACTCATCATTATTTAATCCAGCACATTAACCTCCCACCACGAGCCAGGAGATCCAGTGGTGAATGTGACAGGCAGAACCCCCTGCTCTCAGGGACCCTATGTTCTAGCTGGGGAGACACTTGAATTAATGAGTAACACTTGTGATACATGAGGAGCTGCCGTACAGCATGGGGGTTAAtagtctgggtttgaatcccgaGTCCACTGCTTGCTAGTTGTGAATTTAGGCAAATCCTCTAATCTAGGTCCAGTTGCCTTACTTCTTGCCTGTGGAATGGCCATGATAACCTCCTAAGGTTGTTCTGGGGATTCACTGAGACAATGCAAATAATTATTAGTTGCTGCTATTAAGTAGAGAGCTGTGAGAGCAGGGAAGAGGGGAGCCTAGGCTTAGCATGGGGACCTCCCCTTCCAGTGAATACTGGGGCTTTTTGCCAGTGAGGGGAGCAGGAAGCCACAGGGGTTGGAAGCTCCAGGCCCAGCAGAGGCTCAGTCCTCTTCTGCTGAGATGGCTGCAATGAGGCAGCTGGCTCATTTCctgtctgtttcttcttcctgtgGATCCAATTTCAGCAGCCTACTTGTCTCAGTAGGATTTGGTGTCCAAGGACTGGGAAGGTACTGCTCTGCTCTTGGCCATGATGAAAGAAGGCCAGGCCTTTCCAGCTATGAACCAGAGCCCCTCCACGAAGCTGCTGCATTTTGGAGCTCATCAAACCCTacaactaagttttaaaaatctaagtgCATGTAAGAAACAAGTCAGAATCCCTTTCCTATGCCCTTAAGTACAGAATACCAGCTTCTGCTGGCAGAGGCCGCAGCCACAGGGACATTTTGGACCTTTCTTTCACCTGGGCAAAAAGGGAAGAGGCAAGTATCAAGAGACTTGACTCACCAACAATGTGTCTGGGGACTTGGAGTTCGGCTCTGTGTTTATGACATGGTCTCTGATCTCAGGTGGTCTGCAATCCAACCCTGTAGAGAATCACAGTCTTGGATTTGGAAGGGAACTTCTAGGGCATCTAGTCCAACTTTCACCCAAAGGGGGAAGCTTTTCTATAAGAAACTTGGCcttgctgggtgctgtggctcacgcctataatctcagcactttgggaggccgaggcaggcagatgaccaggtcaagagtgcaagaccagcctggccaacatggtctctactaagaatacaaaaattagcccggcatggtggtgcatgcctgtaatcccagctacttgggaggctgaggcaggagaattgcctgggaggaggcaggttgcagtgagccaagatcgtgccactgcactccagcctgggcaacagagcaagattctgtctcagggaaaaaaagaaaaaaaagaaacttggtcTTCATCTTCTGTATTCCTAAATGAACCACATTTAACAGTGATTCAAACAAACGAATTCACAGTAAGGTAGCCAAACTCATCTGGGTGCCCAGTTTTACTGGGAGAGCTAAAACATCGCTGAAAATCAGAATTCTCCACTGGGAGAGTGATACAGAGTAGACAGGAGCACCTTTATAAAAGTGCTGGGGGCGGGGGATGAGACCTCACTCCAAGGCATGCAAGGATAACAAGAGGCCCTGCCTTTTTAAGGAGGTGGGACCAGCTGAATATAGGACTTTCATTTGCTCACTGAATCTTGTGAACAGGTCTGAGGCAGAGGGGAATTGTTCCAGGCGATGAGGGGACGCTGAGCTGTCAGAGCAGCCCCCCTCCCTGTGCAGGGCCTAGAGCAGGACTGCCTGGGTAAGCTGCTCCTATTGGCTTAGGACCTTGGGTACGTTACATTGCCTGTTCACTTCTCTGTATGGTGGAGACAATGAACACAATGCCTGGATgtcaagtgctcagtaaatagtgGCACTGCCATTTTCCCAAGTGGAGTGGTTTGTTTCTCTTCCAGCTTCCCAAGTTTAGAGCACATGTCCCAGTTCTTCAGTGCAGTCAGTCACATGGATTGCTTCAGAGCCCAGCAGGCCCTCCCACCTCATCCCTGTGCTGCCCCAACAGCCACGATGACCACTGTAGCCTGTATGGCAGCCATTCTCCAGTCAACTCACCCTGCCTCCACTTTCTCTTCCTTAAAATGGCTTTGTTACTAACCACTGCAGTCCCCATGTTCAAAAGCCTTCAAAGAGCCTCCACTGCTTAGAATAAAGAAATGGGGAGGGGGCCTGCCTGGAGGGCCTACTACAGGCCATTAACTATGGCAGGTTCTCTGTGCATGCTGTAATCACAGGCTTACTAGGTGTTTAACAATTAAGGGCTTTATTGGGGTTTGGCTTGGAAGGTTCATCTGACTTCCCAAAGGACAAGCTCAAGTGCTTTCTCCTCTCAAAGCTTCCCAGACCACAAAGCCCTCTGTGATCACTCCTTTTACCAAAGCACTAGAGCACCCTGGTGAGTACAAGTATGTGGTCGAGAGCCTCACCCTCAGGTAAGTAAGCGTTCTACAGCTCTCCTTCCCCTCACATGGACACATGATGTGCTGGCCCCATCCCATTTTTTCTCCATCCCTAGCACACAGGCCAGAGTGGAGCACAATCTAGGTGCTTGTCAAATGTTAACTTAAGGGCCTCCTTCACATCCTTCAAACCTCTCTCCACTGAGCCCAGTCAATCATAAGGCTCAAGTACAAAATCCTCAGGAAGCGACAAGCCTCATCTTCCATTCAAGACAAAAGGAACGGAGTGTGCACCTTGGTGACAGCCTCGACTGCTTGTCAAACCACTCTGGCCTTATTAGGCCAACCTATTGGAAGTGCTGCCGGGAGAGGCTGGCCCCACTGGGACAGACGCAGACTCCCATGATGGCACAGAGAACGCTGGGCCCGGGAAAGCATGCCAAGAGACACTTCCCAGAAGCTCGTAGGTGCCACCGCTCCTTCGCTTCACTCCAAGCCAGATACAAAGAATGTGGGAGTAACAGTTACTTAACTGATGTCCCCCAACTGTCTCATTTTATCCAGGAGAAAATGGGGGTCCAGGACTAAGTGCTTCACCAAAGGTCAAGGTGAAATAGAAAAGCCAGAGCTTCTATTTCTGTGGTAAGATACATCCCCTTCAGTTTCCTGTGACTTAAGCCTGTCACAAGGCAGGGGCTCAGGATCACCCTCGGATAGAAGTCAGGGCCACTGTGGGATTGGTGGCAACTGATGGGGCATCCTTTCAGATCTATGTTGATCTTTCCCTTGCTTTCTCCTGAGGCCAGTTTCCCTCCCTAAATGTCCTAGATGAACAAAAGCTTACTGCCACTTGTAGGACACCTTGTATCATTATGCCAAGTTTCTACACTCAGGCCCTCTTTGTATTCCCATCTACTCAGAACTGGCATTTTAAAGATCCCAGGGCACCTACTATGTCCCAGAGACAGGAGCCAAGATGAACTAtgctgcaccactgcacacaaGCCTCATCCTGTCCTCTTGCTTTAGATATTGCTCGGAACCTATTGTTGTATTCAACTACACTTGCACTTGTTCCTATTTGCCCTACATGGGCATAACTCTTAAAACCAAGCTTTGTTCAGAATTCCTCTGATTGATcatttaagtaaatttaaaagtcaATTCAAGGAATACAAAAACTGCATAATAATTTCCAACTCAAGAGTATAAACTTAGATCACTCACTAGCCTCTGGTTGAAAACAGTAATCGTGATTTATATGGAATGCTAAATACCTATGTTCTAAGTGTGCTCTCTTGCCACAAACCCATTTAATCCTAACAATCTTAGGTAAGTTGAGGTAGGCTGTTGTTCTCATAAATAAGTTTGGTAAAACCCCAATCTCAAGATACAGCCCAAGCCACAGAGGCACATGCGTTAGCAACACGTGGACCCCACTGCAGTATTAGCAATCATCTTTTGCTGTAAGTGCTTGGCTTCCAAGAGCTTTTATACAGATGTCTAAGAgccacaaaatatatataattaggcTATTTCCCAAATAGCACAGGAAAGCTGCCAAAGGCGTTCCCTGAATTGAGAGGCAATGCACTGACAATGGGGACTATTACAGCCTCTGGATACAAGATGACGTATCTGTCAAATGCTACTCTAGAAATAATTAAGGTTCCCTTTAGTCATTTCACAGGAGTTGCTACAGCAGCacataaagttttattaatattctGATTCTCGCGTCGTCGTTTTTATGGCAGGAAAGGATGAGGACATGCCCCACCTGTAATGTAGAGCAAGCAAACCACCAAGTAGGACCTGAGATTCTCTCTAAACTGTTCTCTAGTAACACGCTTGTGCCTTTAATCTGCCTTTTAAAAGGGACACAGAACAAAAAATGCTTGTTTGCAAATAAACATCTGAAAGAATATAGTAACAGCTGACCTGGGCTGAGGCATCCAAACAAAGCAGCCATTGTGGAGGTAGACAATGCAAACCACACTGGGGCAAGAAACTGAGGGCAGAGAACGTGCGGTCATTTGTGCCTTGGTATTTCTACCAGCCCCAAGGCCCCATCTGGAACAAGTATCAACCAGGAGGGTCTCTATGGCTTGATTTATTAACCTAACTCGAAAGAAGTCACTGCCACGAACAGCACTGTGCAGTTTTATTAACCATTCAAGTCCAGTAGCATCTGGTAAGATTGGGACAGAATTGGGATTGAAAAGTGAACAGATATTCAGCATCTAACAGTTCAAAAGAAGCCACTACATACTCTTTTCACAAATATGTTTTCACAGAGCCAATACAGTACTAGCCATTAACCCAGTACACCAAGTGTACCGAAGTAGAAAAGATGCAACAAGAAAAATAGCTACATTAGAAAGACCAACACTttagaaaaagagtaaaacacTTTTAGTTTCTCCCCTTTAGCCCCTAAAACAACATCTTACAGTCTGAATCTACCTATACAGTCCTACATTAGCTTCTAAAATATTTGtcaggagggaaaaaataaaatgacactgGCCAGTACAGTCTTTGGATATTTAGGAAGGGGATGGGGAGAAAGTCAGTTGTCAGAGCAAATTAGTCAGCTTCAGTCTCGTCAGCAGGGTCTTTGGATTCTTTGTTCTTCCGCACTTCTTCAATGTGCTTATCCTGCAAAGGAAGGGTAAGGTGTcatcagtcaaaaaaaaaaaaagcctgtcaaGTCACgacccccagcccccacctcaaAGAGGCCCAACACAACCTCAGTGCATATATTACAGCCTGTGGGAACCACAAAATTTGAGTTCTGAGACATCATCGAATCTCCTGGGTCCCTTGTAGAACCTAACAAGCCGCATACTGGTCTTCGAAGGACTGTGCAATTATGCTGGGAATTACTGAATATTCCATCTTAAAACATACCTTTCATTTAACATGTTAAGCCCCAAATGGATGACAAAAAGACACCAAATACCTTTTATCAAAGCACTTAGTTCAAGCCAACTAATTGGTGCATGAAACTCCAGGCTCAACCCTTTTACAAGGTAAGAAACCAACCTTCTCTCGCAAACGCTCCAGTTTGGCAGCCATTTGTGCCTCTCGGTTCTCTTTGTTAGCTTCCATTTTGTGGGTCAGTTTCTCTTCTGCCATTTTACTGAAGTTGTTGTTCTCTTCTATTGCCTTCTGAAGCACTTCTTTCTCGTGCTCTCGTTTCTCAGCCAGCTGCTTTAAGACCTCAGCTTCATGCGactggaaaaaaaagtttaataggcTAGGCACTTTGAAATGTAttcaggctgggggtggtggctcacgcctgtaatcccagcactttgggaggccaaggtgggtggatcatttgaggtcaggagttcaagaccagcttggccaacatggtgaaaccctacctatactaaaaatacaaaaattagccaggcgtggtggcgggcacctgtagtatccaagctacttgggaggctaaggcaggagaattgcttgaacccaggaggtggaggttgcagtgagccgagatcgcgccactgcactccaccctgggtgacagactctgcctcaaaaaataaaatgtattcagcattagttaaaattacaataaaaatcaattacTAAGGGGACTGAAAAGGGGCAGAAAATAAGGTCCGGTTTAAATAATACCGAAGTTAGGACCTGAATTATCCCTATCATACtgtaaaaatggtat
Protein-coding regions in this window:
- the STMN1 gene encoding stathmin isoform X2; the encoded protein is MASSDIQVKELEKRASGQAFELILSPRSKESVPEFPLSPPKKKDLSLEEIQKKLEAAEERRKSHEAEVLKQLAEKREHEKEVLQKAIEENNNFSKMAEEKLTHKMEANKENREAQMAAKLERLREKDKHIEEVRKNKESKDPADETEAD